The Exiguobacterium acetylicum genome includes a window with the following:
- a CDS encoding GntR family transcriptional regulator yields the protein MSELLYPLKWLSKASAGDRVAHELRMRIISGRIESGTILSENKLASDFSVSRSPVRDALKVLASEQLIRLERMGAVVVGLSERDIQEIYDVRLLIETFVFERLVKIERSELVRELSKILEMMKVAIKYKDADEFSFQDVLFHETIIRSIDHGYVSMIWQNLKPVMESFILLSMRVRFEEDIEDFERILANHALYIEAIETGDRERMVASLHQNFDDVQEVEDLWKTQQMMSKGVDSHD from the coding sequence TTGTCAGAACTGTTATACCCCTTGAAGTGGTTATCAAAAGCTTCCGCTGGAGATCGTGTTGCGCACGAACTACGGATGCGTATCATTTCAGGACGTATTGAAAGCGGTACCATTTTATCCGAAAACAAATTAGCCTCTGACTTTTCCGTCAGTCGATCGCCCGTCCGTGATGCACTAAAGGTTCTTGCATCCGAGCAGTTGATTCGTCTAGAACGAATGGGGGCGGTCGTCGTCGGTTTATCCGAGCGTGACATTCAAGAAATCTATGATGTCCGGCTTCTCATCGAGACGTTCGTCTTTGAGCGACTCGTCAAGATTGAACGATCGGAGCTCGTCCGTGAACTGAGTAAGATTCTCGAAATGATGAAGGTCGCTATCAAATATAAGGATGCCGATGAATTCTCTTTCCAAGATGTGCTGTTTCACGAAACGATCATCCGCTCGATTGATCACGGGTATGTCAGTATGATTTGGCAAAATCTCAAACCGGTCATGGAAAGTTTCATCCTCCTATCGATGCGGGTACGATTCGAGGAAGACATCGAAGACTTCGAACGCATCCTCGCGAACCATGCCCTGTACATCGAAGCGATCGAGACAGGGGATCGTGAACGGATGGTTGCTTCCTTACATCAGAACTTTGATGACGTCCAGGAAGTCGAAGATCTCTGGAAAACGCAACAAATGATGTCGAAAGGAGTCGATTCACATGACTGA
- a CDS encoding amino acid permease has product MKTSGAFRRKMESRHLIMLSLGGVIGTGLFLSTGYTLEQAGRVGTILSYLIGAVVVYLVMLSLGELAVHMPETGSFHKYATKYIGPGTGYTVAWLYWLTWTVALGSEFTAAGILMQRWFPSVPVWVFSALFAAMILGINVLKVRVFAEVEFWFSAIKVVTIIAFILLGAGAIVGFIPLQDGSPAPFFSSLTEGGLFPNGAFVIFMTMLAVNFAYSGTELIGVAAGEAVDPKRTIPLAIRTTILRLVLFFVGTIIVLAVLLPTEGKGVLESPFVAVFERIGIPYAADVMNFVILTAILSAANSGLYAASRMLWSLANERMIPRFFAQVTPSGVPLRAVLFSMLGGGLALLSSIYAAGSVYIALVSISGLAVVVVWMSISVAQYRFRKQFLREGHTVDELVYRTPLFPFVPIAAFVVCLISLIGIGFDPTQRIALYCGIPFIVICYVVHAFTNSSKKRSVEDVPNQKSS; this is encoded by the coding sequence ATGAAAACAAGCGGGGCTTTTCGACGAAAGATGGAATCACGTCATCTGATCATGCTGTCGTTAGGTGGTGTCATTGGAACAGGGTTATTTTTAAGTACAGGCTATACATTGGAACAAGCAGGGCGCGTCGGAACGATTTTGTCGTATTTGATCGGAGCCGTCGTCGTTTACTTAGTCATGTTAAGTCTCGGTGAACTGGCGGTGCACATGCCGGAAACCGGTTCATTCCATAAATACGCGACAAAGTATATCGGACCTGGCACAGGTTATACAGTGGCCTGGCTCTACTGGCTGACGTGGACGGTCGCCCTCGGTTCAGAATTCACGGCAGCAGGCATTTTGATGCAACGCTGGTTCCCATCCGTTCCTGTCTGGGTGTTCAGTGCATTATTCGCTGCGATGATCCTTGGGATCAACGTTTTGAAGGTCCGCGTGTTCGCTGAAGTCGAGTTTTGGTTCTCTGCCATTAAGGTCGTAACGATCATTGCGTTCATTTTACTTGGTGCCGGAGCAATCGTCGGCTTCATTCCATTGCAAGATGGTAGCCCGGCACCATTCTTTTCTTCATTAACCGAAGGTGGATTGTTCCCGAACGGTGCATTTGTCATCTTTATGACGATGCTTGCGGTGAACTTTGCTTACTCGGGAACGGAATTGATCGGTGTAGCAGCGGGTGAAGCGGTCGATCCGAAACGGACGATTCCGCTTGCAATCCGGACGACGATTCTACGACTGGTCCTCTTTTTCGTTGGGACGATCATCGTATTAGCCGTCTTGTTACCAACGGAAGGAAAGGGCGTACTTGAAAGTCCATTCGTCGCCGTGTTTGAACGAATTGGAATTCCCTACGCAGCAGACGTGATGAACTTCGTCATCTTGACCGCCATTTTGTCAGCTGCGAACTCTGGGCTTTATGCTGCCTCAAGGATGCTCTGGTCGCTTGCGAACGAACGCATGATTCCGCGCTTCTTTGCACAGGTGACGCCAAGTGGGGTTCCACTTCGAGCTGTATTGTTTAGCATGCTCGGTGGAGGACTTGCCTTGCTTTCTAGCATCTATGCAGCAGGAAGTGTCTATATCGCGCTCGTCTCGATTTCCGGACTTGCGGTTGTTGTCGTCTGGATGAGTATTAGTGTTGCGCAATATCGCTTCCGGAAACAATTCCTCCGCGAAGGGCATACGGTCGACGAATTAGTCTATCGTACACCACTCTTTCCATTCGTACCGATCGCAGCCTTCGTTGTCTGTTTGATTTCCCTGATTGGTATCGGATTTGATCCGACACAACGAATTGCCTTGTACTGCGGTATTCCATTCATCGTGATCTGTTATGTCGTTCATGCGTTCACGAATTCTTCTAAGAAACGGAGTGTTGAAGATGTCCCGAATCAAAAATCCAGTTGA
- a CDS encoding M20 family metallopeptidase, protein MQTAITYLQRCLQIPSVNPMDGEEAVARYVYDLLIDHQITTEWIEVSPKRICLVATVPASEDVSRPAVLGLSGHLDTVPVQGDGWTKDPYGGEIEDGRIYGRGASDMKSGVMAMVQALIQYRERQDRPNTVKLLITSDEENGMTGARHLTEQGYADDLDALLITEPTSGMIGYAQKGVVGIEVTCRGKSAHSSAPQLGRNAIDAMYRVIQEVKSERFSITMNHHPALGPVVASITSISGGEGPNVVPSQASFYMDIRTIPGFGREDVLAAFTEIERRLVAEDPEFEMNVTVIKDIPSCETDEQAPFLQQVADTMEQVSGVIPRKIAIPGGTDGAMFSQSKKSFPIAIASFHDFRLAHQVDESILLSEYEQTIAFCFNLIKTPLHQALHSH, encoded by the coding sequence ATGCAAACAGCCATTACTTACTTACAACGGTGTCTTCAAATTCCAAGCGTCAATCCGATGGACGGGGAAGAAGCCGTCGCACGTTATGTGTACGACTTACTGATCGATCATCAAATTACGACAGAATGGATTGAAGTCTCACCGAAACGAATCTGTCTCGTCGCGACCGTTCCGGCGAGCGAAGACGTTTCACGTCCTGCCGTGCTCGGGCTATCTGGACATCTCGATACGGTTCCGGTGCAAGGAGATGGCTGGACGAAAGATCCGTACGGTGGTGAAATCGAAGATGGACGCATTTATGGTCGCGGTGCTTCAGATATGAAATCAGGTGTCATGGCGATGGTGCAAGCACTGATTCAATATAGAGAACGTCAAGACCGTCCGAACACCGTCAAACTTCTGATTACATCCGATGAGGAAAATGGGATGACAGGGGCTCGTCATTTGACCGAACAAGGGTATGCGGATGATTTAGATGCTTTGTTGATCACAGAACCAACGAGCGGGATGATTGGTTATGCGCAAAAAGGTGTCGTCGGAATCGAAGTGACGTGTCGCGGGAAAAGTGCGCACAGCTCTGCCCCGCAACTCGGACGCAATGCGATTGATGCCATGTATCGTGTCATTCAGGAAGTGAAGTCGGAACGCTTCTCGATCACGATGAATCATCACCCAGCGCTCGGTCCAGTCGTTGCGTCAATCACCTCGATTTCAGGAGGTGAAGGACCGAATGTCGTTCCAAGCCAGGCTTCGTTCTATATGGACATTCGGACGATTCCTGGATTCGGTCGAGAGGATGTTCTTGCTGCCTTTACAGAAATCGAACGTCGCCTTGTAGCAGAAGACCCTGAGTTTGAAATGAACGTGACGGTCATCAAGGATATTCCGTCATGTGAAACCGATGAACAGGCACCTTTCTTACAACAGGTCGCAGATACGATGGAGCAGGTCAGCGGCGTCATACCACGAAAAATCGCTATTCCAGGTGGTACGGATGGTGCCATGTTCAGCCAATCGAAAAAATCATTCCCGATTGCGATCGCTTCTTTCCATGATTTTCGTCTTGCACACCAAGTGGATGAGTCGATTCTGTTATCCGAATATGAACAAACAATTGCGTTTTGTTTCAACTTAATTAAGACACCGCTGCATCAAGCACTTCACTCACATTAA
- a CDS encoding CBS domain-containing protein: MKAYESMKQEVITVHDTDLIRTVIERFIQSGISGVPVINAEQEVVGYISDGDIMRAIGKHKDIIVDTFLYVDVIKGDEEGYEDRIRHILNRPVMELARLKVVTADADTEMEEIAATLGAKRIKKLPILKAGRLVGIISRGDVIRNSFKQFM; encoded by the coding sequence ATGAAAGCTTATGAGTCGATGAAACAAGAAGTCATCACGGTACACGATACAGATCTGATTCGTACGGTCATTGAACGATTCATTCAGTCGGGTATTAGTGGCGTTCCCGTCATCAATGCCGAGCAGGAGGTCGTCGGATATATCAGTGACGGAGATATCATGCGAGCGATCGGGAAACACAAAGACATCATCGTCGACACGTTCTTATATGTAGATGTCATCAAAGGGGACGAAGAAGGCTACGAAGACCGGATTCGTCACATCTTGAATCGACCTGTCATGGAGCTTGCACGCCTGAAGGTCGTAACAGCGGACGCTGATACAGAAATGGAAGAGATCGCGGCGACACTTGGCGCAAAACGAATCAAAAAACTTCCGATTCTCAAAGCAGGACGTCTTGTTGGGATCATTAGTCGGGGCGACGTTATCCGAAATTCGTTTAAACAGTTCATGTAA
- a CDS encoding MFS transporter, translated as MALAEKTTTLEPETVLAESKHGLFHQPIAVWAVFFASITAFMGMGLVNPVLPTIAENLEASKSEVTLLFTSYNAVMAFAMLITGAISSRIGQKGTLMLGIAVIAVVAGFASQADSIWTLVALRGGWGLGNALFVATALAAIVSLSSGGTAKAIILYEAAVGLGISIGPLLGGTLGSITWRAPFMGVATIMVIAFLVLLFLMPKPAASAAPKQKLSLKAPFQAMKHRSLLTLGIVAALYNVGFFTIMAYAPFVMKLPAQGLGFVFLGWGMLLAITSVLTAPKLKQWFGTIKAMVMMLITFAILLLLMGIFTETPAVVIVCVILAGAVLGNNNTLITTAVMDAAPVERSTASAAYSFLRFLGAAIAPFMAGKLAEIFNANLPFYVGSGFVLLSVIIIGVNLKHIRHIDRTEGGH; from the coding sequence ATGGCACTTGCTGAAAAAACAACGACGCTTGAGCCGGAAACGGTATTAGCAGAAAGTAAACATGGATTATTCCATCAACCGATTGCTGTTTGGGCAGTCTTTTTCGCCAGCATCACAGCATTCATGGGAATGGGTCTCGTCAATCCGGTCTTACCGACGATTGCCGAGAATTTAGAAGCATCAAAAAGTGAGGTAACGCTCTTATTTACAAGTTATAACGCCGTCATGGCATTTGCGATGTTAATCACGGGTGCGATCTCGTCACGGATCGGTCAAAAAGGAACATTAATGCTCGGGATCGCCGTCATCGCAGTCGTTGCTGGTTTTGCTTCACAAGCAGACAGCATTTGGACGCTCGTCGCGCTACGCGGTGGTTGGGGACTAGGAAACGCCTTGTTCGTCGCAACCGCACTCGCTGCGATCGTTTCGCTGTCATCGGGCGGAACAGCAAAAGCTATCATTTTGTATGAAGCAGCCGTTGGTCTTGGGATTTCGATTGGACCACTATTAGGCGGAACGCTCGGATCAATCACATGGCGCGCCCCATTCATGGGTGTTGCGACAATCATGGTCATTGCGTTTCTTGTCTTGCTTTTCTTAATGCCAAAACCAGCAGCATCTGCTGCACCGAAACAAAAGTTGTCGCTGAAAGCACCGTTCCAAGCGATGAAGCATCGTTCGCTGTTGACACTCGGAATCGTTGCAGCACTTTATAACGTTGGTTTCTTTACAATCATGGCTTATGCACCGTTCGTCATGAAGCTACCAGCTCAAGGACTCGGATTCGTCTTCCTCGGCTGGGGAATGTTACTTGCGATCACATCGGTTTTAACAGCTCCGAAACTAAAACAATGGTTCGGAACGATCAAAGCGATGGTCATGATGTTGATTACATTTGCGATCTTGCTTCTGTTAATGGGGATCTTTACGGAAACACCAGCCGTCGTCATCGTCTGTGTCATCTTGGCGGGAGCTGTGCTTGGGAATAATAACACGCTCATCACGACAGCTGTCATGGACGCAGCACCTGTCGAACGTTCGACAGCATCTGCGGCATACAGTTTCCTACGTTTTCTCGGGGCAGCCATTGCGCCATTCATGGCCGGTAAATTGGCTGAAATCTTCAACGCGAACTTACCGTTTTATGTCGGAAGTGGCTTTGTCCTCTTATCCGTCATCATCATCGGGGTCAATCTCAAACACATTCGCCATATCGATCGGACAGAAGGCGGACATTAA
- a CDS encoding DUF1801 domain-containing protein, which produces MSDSPKTGPTEQSVDAFLAQVEPPQRQADGITLRQFFEEITGYEAVLWGSSLIGYGAYHYRYASGHEGDSFYVGFSPRKTNLVLYLALGEDDVSERLLATLGTYRRGKSCIYVKRLTDIDLDVLRAMIEHSIYTLKTMYPS; this is translated from the coding sequence ATGTCTGATTCGCCAAAAACAGGTCCTACAGAACAGTCCGTCGACGCTTTTCTAGCACAAGTCGAACCGCCGCAACGTCAAGCAGATGGTATCACATTACGTCAGTTCTTCGAAGAGATCACGGGATACGAAGCCGTCCTTTGGGGTTCTTCCTTGATTGGTTATGGTGCCTATCATTATCGCTATGCCTCAGGTCATGAGGGCGACAGCTTTTATGTCGGTTTTTCTCCGCGGAAGACGAATCTTGTCCTGTATCTCGCGCTTGGTGAAGACGACGTATCAGAACGACTGCTTGCCACTCTCGGTACGTATCGACGCGGTAAGTCCTGTATCTACGTCAAACGATTGACTGACATCGACCTAGACGTGTTACGAGCGATGATCGAGCACTCGATTTACACGTTAAAAACCATGTACCCTTCTTGA
- a CDS encoding polysaccharide pyruvyl transferase family protein: MKRIIIRAGMTPFEQFDAPYLMKHNSIGGNVGNLIYQYSIFRTLMTEGTTITPDYYYYDEERADEINANFDLYVIPLADAFRKEFVPTLRKYTRLIKKLKIPVVVIGVGLRAPFEPDLDRGFPFDEDVKAFVSAVLERSSMLGLRGEITSKYLTRLGFREGIDHRVIGCPSMYAFGRDLNIRETNITPESMITVNSSRLAPQNVLDFITRGMEEYPNHYFIPQWMKELKLTYTGTHPIADLSVTNYPVKMSDPAYMNDRVRFFLNAQTWFDFIGQADLSFGARLHGNITATLAGTPSILIPKDARMRELTDYHQLTHIWANDIKADTQLSDVVANADFQSPVRVQARNFDNFVDFLNVNNLEHIYQETNYPENVPFDRQMAQTELLPPVQPISGVSLEEAVARFERFFPEQEKKIADAQKQTKAQLAEKDKKIKALQKQTGTAQKDQEIAALKAQLAEQTKKMKHQQGTLNRKAVRAALKTADLFAKK; this comes from the coding sequence ATGAAACGTATTATTATTCGTGCAGGTATGACACCATTCGAACAGTTCGATGCTCCTTATTTGATGAAACATAATTCCATTGGAGGAAACGTTGGAAATCTCATTTATCAATACAGTATCTTTCGGACGTTGATGACGGAAGGTACAACGATTACACCGGACTATTACTATTACGATGAAGAACGAGCAGATGAGATCAATGCAAACTTCGATCTCTACGTCATTCCGTTAGCAGACGCATTCCGAAAAGAATTCGTACCGACGTTACGGAAGTACACACGTCTCATCAAAAAATTAAAAATTCCAGTCGTCGTCATCGGTGTCGGGTTACGTGCACCGTTTGAACCAGACTTAGACCGCGGATTCCCGTTCGATGAAGATGTTAAAGCATTCGTCAGCGCCGTTCTTGAGCGTTCGAGCATGCTTGGTCTTCGTGGGGAAATCACGTCGAAATACTTAACGCGTCTTGGCTTCCGCGAGGGGATCGATCACCGTGTCATCGGATGTCCTTCGATGTATGCGTTTGGTCGTGATTTGAATATCCGCGAAACGAACATTACGCCTGAATCGATGATTACGGTTAACTCGTCACGCTTGGCACCACAAAACGTTCTTGATTTCATTACGCGCGGGATGGAAGAGTATCCGAATCATTACTTCATTCCACAGTGGATGAAGGAACTGAAATTGACGTATACAGGAACGCATCCAATCGCGGACTTGTCTGTGACGAACTATCCAGTGAAGATGTCGGATCCTGCTTATATGAATGACCGTGTTCGTTTCTTCTTGAACGCACAAACGTGGTTCGATTTCATCGGACAAGCAGACCTCAGCTTCGGAGCTCGTTTACACGGAAACATCACGGCGACGCTTGCGGGTACGCCAAGCATTCTCATTCCAAAGGATGCACGGATGCGCGAATTGACGGATTATCATCAATTGACACATATTTGGGCGAACGATATCAAAGCAGATACACAATTATCTGACGTCGTAGCAAACGCTGACTTCCAAAGTCCAGTACGTGTTCAAGCACGTAACTTCGACAACTTCGTTGATTTCTTGAATGTCAATAATCTTGAGCATATCTATCAAGAGACGAACTATCCTGAGAATGTTCCGTTTGATCGTCAAATGGCACAAACCGAGTTGCTCCCACCGGTCCAACCGATCTCTGGCGTGAGTCTTGAGGAAGCAGTAGCACGTTTCGAACGTTTCTTCCCAGAACAAGAGAAGAAGATTGCGGATGCACAAAAGCAGACGAAAGCGCAATTAGCTGAAAAAGATAAGAAAATCAAAGCATTGCAGAAACAAACAGGAACGGCTCAAAAGGATCAAGAGATTGCAGCCTTGAAAGCGCAACTGGCCGAACAAACGAAAAAAATGAAACATCAGCAAGGAACATTGAACCGGAAAGCGGTTCGTGCAGCATTGAAAACAGCTGATTTATTCGCAAAAAAATAA
- a CDS encoding MarR family winged helix-turn-helix transcriptional regulator, which translates to MSQQALETIELELAILIRRLTTATADNRNLDRASYLLLRQLADSGKVGVKTLARELQLDVSTVSRQAAALDQKQLVEKVKDPTDGRAFFYHITDKGQEELTIYRTARLASIERLLTDWPADDAKDFGRLLQQFNRALRER; encoded by the coding sequence ATGTCTCAACAAGCACTCGAAACCATTGAATTGGAGCTAGCGATTCTGATCCGACGCTTAACGACAGCGACGGCTGACAATCGTAATTTGGATCGTGCTTCCTACCTCTTACTGCGACAATTAGCGGATTCCGGCAAGGTCGGTGTCAAAACGCTTGCCCGTGAGCTTCAGCTCGATGTCTCAACCGTCAGTCGCCAAGCCGCGGCACTTGATCAGAAACAACTCGTTGAAAAAGTAAAAGATCCGACAGATGGACGGGCCTTCTTCTATCACATCACAGATAAAGGACAAGAAGAGCTCACGATTTACCGGACAGCGCGCCTCGCGAGCATCGAACGTCTCCTGACGGATTGGCCGGCAGATGATGCCAAAGATTTCGGACGCCTGTTGCAACAATTCAACCGTGCTTTGCGCGAACGATAA
- the mmuM gene encoding homocysteine S-methyltransferase, with translation MSRIKNPVDQRLQEVPFLILDGALATELEQKGFDLNDPLWSARLLIEAPEQIERVHHDYFEVGADVAITSSYQASIDGLKQRHIETDEANALIRQTVTLAQDARARSGKSDALIAGSVGPYGAYLADGSEYRGHYGVSQDVLEAFHRPRIEALIEAGADLLAFETIPSLEEAIVLFRILEAYPDVSAWLTFSLQDATHISEGTALATCIETIGQHPQLAAIGANCFPASYATDFIRHVKALTDVPIIVYPNSGEIYDPVAKTWSGTNQCTSFQTVAKTWYEAGARLIGGCCRTSPEHIAQIRSVCQVSHTS, from the coding sequence ATGTCCCGAATCAAAAATCCAGTTGATCAACGATTACAGGAAGTTCCTTTTCTCATCTTAGATGGTGCCCTTGCGACCGAACTTGAACAAAAGGGATTCGACCTGAATGATCCGCTCTGGTCCGCACGCCTCTTAATTGAAGCACCGGAACAGATCGAACGCGTCCATCACGACTATTTTGAAGTAGGCGCAGACGTTGCCATCACCTCAAGCTATCAAGCAAGCATTGACGGATTGAAGCAACGTCACATCGAAACGGATGAAGCAAACGCTTTGATTCGTCAAACGGTCACATTGGCGCAAGATGCACGCGCGCGTAGCGGAAAGAGTGACGCACTGATTGCAGGATCGGTTGGTCCTTATGGGGCCTACTTAGCGGATGGTTCTGAATATCGCGGTCATTACGGTGTGTCACAGGACGTGCTAGAAGCTTTCCATCGACCACGGATCGAGGCATTAATTGAAGCAGGTGCTGATCTATTAGCGTTCGAGACGATTCCGTCGCTCGAGGAGGCAATCGTGTTATTCCGGATTCTCGAAGCCTATCCGGACGTCTCTGCTTGGTTGACGTTCTCGCTTCAAGATGCGACGCACATCAGTGAAGGAACGGCACTCGCGACATGCATCGAGACGATCGGACAGCACCCGCAACTAGCAGCAATCGGTGCAAATTGTTTTCCAGCGTCTTACGCGACTGATTTCATTCGCCACGTCAAGGCGTTGACGGATGTACCAATCATCGTCTATCCGAACTCTGGTGAGATCTATGATCCGGTCGCAAAAACCTGGTCGGGTACGAATCAGTGTACATCGTTTCAAACTGTCGCGAAGACGTGGTATGAGGCAGGGGCACGATTGATTGGCGGTTGTTGCCGGACGTCACCCGAGCATATCGCACAAATTCGGTCGGTTTGTCAGGTTTCTCATACATCATGA
- a CDS encoding SDR family oxidoreductase: protein MGRLDQKVAVITGSATGIGQATALVFAEQGATVVCADVSLEKAQQTVEQITQQGGKAEAVHVDVSDVESVEQLAKHIKETYGTVDVLFNNAGIDEQGGKVHDYPIDLFDRIIAVDLRGTFLVSKFLIPLMLDNGGSIINTSSMSGRAADLNRSGYNAAKGGIANFTRAMAIDYARHGIRVNSLSPGTIETPLIDTLVGEKEKEQGKQFRDANAWITPLGRLGKPREMATVALFLASDDSSYVTGEDITADGGIMAYTWPGEMLIDSKWKDEAEKSE from the coding sequence ATGGGTAGACTCGATCAAAAAGTAGCTGTCATTACCGGCTCGGCAACAGGGATTGGACAAGCGACCGCACTTGTCTTCGCAGAACAGGGAGCAACGGTCGTCTGTGCCGATGTCTCACTTGAAAAAGCACAACAAACAGTAGAACAGATTACACAACAAGGCGGGAAAGCGGAAGCCGTCCATGTCGACGTCTCAGACGTCGAGAGTGTCGAGCAACTTGCGAAGCACATCAAAGAGACATACGGTACAGTCGACGTCCTCTTCAACAATGCCGGAATCGATGAACAAGGCGGGAAAGTCCACGATTATCCAATCGATCTCTTCGACCGGATCATTGCTGTCGACTTGCGCGGTACATTCCTCGTCAGTAAATTCTTGATCCCACTCATGCTTGATAACGGTGGTTCAATCATTAATACGTCATCGATGTCGGGTCGCGCAGCTGACTTGAACCGGTCCGGTTATAACGCAGCAAAAGGCGGGATTGCGAACTTCACACGCGCGATGGCAATTGATTATGCGCGTCATGGCATTCGTGTCAATTCGTTGTCGCCAGGAACGATCGAAACACCACTCATCGATACACTTGTCGGTGAAAAAGAAAAAGAGCAAGGTAAACAGTTCCGTGATGCGAACGCTTGGATCACACCACTCGGACGACTCGGTAAACCACGCGAGATGGCAACGGTCGCTCTCTTCCTCGCATCTGATGACAGCTCGTATGTCACAGGTGAGGACATTACAGCGGACGGTGGTATCATGGCCTATACATGGCCGGGAGAGATGTTGATCGATTCGAAGTGGAAAGATGAAGCAGAAAAAAGTGAATGA
- a CDS encoding ketopantoate reductase family protein produces MNILVVGAGAVGGYFGGRLAEQGEQVTFLVRPKRYEQLQKTGLQITSPHGDFTITPQLMTRDMRPDHVFDVVLLSTKAYHLDDVLQDLMPFVSTNTYIIPLLNGMQHIRRLTEVFGEDRVLGGLCFIESTLDAEGRILQTSPSHRLLFGSRTGKPTARLKEIAACFAKTKAPMTYSMHIMDDMWQKYLFISTFAGVTTLFRSAIGPIRQESVGRQMIVDVMKEAKQAMEEQGAIFNDDAETVLLKQMNAMEDTMKSSMLRDMEKGQPVEVEHFFSALLEPTSTERLKALKLVEANLRMYLGTIE; encoded by the coding sequence ATGAACATTTTAGTCGTAGGTGCAGGGGCAGTCGGAGGGTATTTCGGAGGTCGTCTTGCTGAACAAGGTGAACAGGTGACATTCCTCGTTCGTCCGAAACGTTATGAACAGCTACAAAAAACAGGACTACAAATTACGAGTCCTCATGGAGATTTCACGATCACGCCTCAGTTAATGACACGAGATATGCGACCAGATCACGTCTTCGACGTCGTATTGCTTTCGACGAAAGCTTATCACTTAGATGATGTCTTGCAAGATCTTATGCCATTCGTCTCGACTAATACGTATATCATTCCTTTATTGAACGGGATGCAGCATATTCGACGGTTAACAGAAGTCTTTGGAGAAGACCGAGTGCTTGGAGGACTCTGTTTCATTGAGTCAACGCTTGATGCGGAAGGACGCATTTTACAGACAAGCCCGTCACATCGACTATTGTTTGGTTCTCGTACTGGTAAGCCAACAGCCCGTCTAAAAGAGATCGCAGCGTGTTTTGCGAAAACAAAGGCGCCGATGACGTACTCGATGCATATCATGGATGACATGTGGCAAAAGTACCTCTTCATTTCGACGTTCGCTGGCGTGACGACGCTCTTTCGTTCCGCGATCGGTCCGATTCGACAAGAGTCTGTCGGGCGTCAGATGATTGTAGACGTCATGAAGGAAGCGAAACAGGCAATGGAAGAACAAGGAGCAATCTTTAATGATGATGCAGAAACGGTACTTCTGAAACAGATGAATGCGATGGAAGATACGATGAAATCATCGATGTTGCGCGATATGGAAAAAGGTCAGCCAGTCGAAGTGGAACATTTTTTCAGTGCCTTGTTAGAACCTACGTCGACAGAACGGTTGAAAGCTTTAAAATTGGTCGAAGCAAACTTGCGCATGTATCTTGGAACGATTGAATAG